TGCTCAAAATCAACTCAAAGCGCGAGATTATCGGCTCTTTTAGCGCGGCCTCAAACGTCACGGGGATAATCAGCGACTACAAAAAAATCTACGTGATGATGAAGCGATACGGCGCGACCGTGGCCTTTGACGCGGCTAGTTTTAGCTCGCACGACAACCTAGACGCCGACTACTTCGACGCGTTATTTCTCTCGCCGCATAAGCTTTTAGGAGGCGTGGGTAGCTGCGGACTGCTCGCGATAAAGAAGGAGCTGGTAAAATCAGACAAACCGACCTTTGCCGCGGGCGGGACGGTTAGCTACGTGAGCCGCAGTTCGCATTTTTTCGCGCCAAGCGTAGAGCGCATGGAGGAGGGCGGAACCCAGCACGTGATGGGGCTGATCAGAGCCGCGCTAGCATACAGACTGCGAAACGAAGTCGGCCTAGATGTAATAAAAAGCCGCGAAGACGAGCTAACAAAGCAGTTTTGCGAGGGGTTAGACGAGATCCCCGAGATCGTGAGCTACTGCCCGCGCGGAGTTCCGAGACTGCCGATTTTTGCTTTTAACGTGAAAGGCGTTTCGCCGTATGATTTCGCCGAGGCGCTGAGCGAAGACTACGGCGTGCAGACACGCGCGGGGTGTGCGTGCGCCGGTCCGTACGGACACGATCTGCTCGGACTAAAAGATGATCAGAAATTTGATCAAAAGCCCGGCTGGGTGCGCGTGAGCCTGCACTATTCGCACACGCCAAAAGACGTCGCATATCTGCTAAAGGCCATCAAAAAAACTATTAAAAAATTTAAAACCAAAAAGGAAAAGAAATGAATAAAATTTTAGCCGCAGCCATGTTTGCCCTTTGCGCCGTTTGCGCGCAGGCAAAGCCATTTAGCCCCGAGCAGTACGCAAAGGTACTGCGTGAGTACAACTCCGTCGCGGGCGCGAACAACTACTTTGAAAGCGGTAAATTTAAAGAGGAATTCGAGCTTCGCAAAAAATACTGCGACGAGGGTCTAAGAGATGCGTGCGGCGATCTGGGGCTACTCTACGTTACTGGTCTAGGCGCGCCAAGAGATAGCAAAAGGGC
This region of Campylobacter showae CSUNSWCD genomic DNA includes:
- a CDS encoding aminotransferase class V-fold PLP-dependent enzyme, whose translation is MVSIDEIRKNIILKKGVRYFDYTASGLAYAPIERKIAKYLKTYANTHSESASNALKTQKRYEKARQSLKDALGLDERFYLICAGYGATGAIKKFQEIMGLYLPPMSAKRLGEEAVKGANLPLVIVSPYEHHSNEVSLREGLCEVVRIPLSKSGEINFGRLDQLLKINSKREIIGSFSAASNVTGIISDYKKIYVMMKRYGATVAFDAASFSSHDNLDADYFDALFLSPHKLLGGVGSCGLLAIKKELVKSDKPTFAAGGTVSYVSRSSHFFAPSVERMEEGGTQHVMGLIRAALAYRLRNEVGLDVIKSREDELTKQFCEGLDEIPEIVSYCPRGVPRLPIFAFNVKGVSPYDFAEALSEDYGVQTRAGCACAGPYGHDLLGLKDDQKFDQKPGWVRVSLHYSHTPKDVAYLLKAIKKTIKKFKTKKEKK